The Haloplanus sp. CK5-1 genome contains a region encoding:
- the trpB gene encoding tryptophan synthase subunit beta: MSSHTGKFGEYGGQYVPEALMPAIEELEDAYERYVLDNEDGFMDEFRGRLADFGGRPTPLQRADRLSERYDTDVYLKREDLLHGGAHKLNNALGQVLLAKYMDKERIIAETGAGQHGTATAMACAHLGMPCEVYMGRRDINRQRPNVFRMRLNGADVTPVTVGRGTLKEAISETMRDWAENVEDTHYVIGSVVGPHPFPAMVRDFQRVISEEAREQVREKAGRLPDSVLTCAGGGSNTMGLFAEFVDDEGVDLYAVEAGGSSLEVDEKEGIAPNSATLSTGTDGVLHGSRTRVLQDRDGQIMESHSVSAGLDYAGVGPELADLVDRERVTAVNVDDDGALEGFHRLSQLEGIIPALESAHALGYLEDNHDALGDVILLNISGRGDKDLETVLEETHDRDIEGAPDIETFAATGGFQ; the protein is encoded by the coding sequence ATGAGTTCTCACACAGGCAAGTTCGGCGAGTACGGTGGACAGTACGTTCCCGAGGCGCTGATGCCCGCCATCGAGGAACTGGAAGACGCGTACGAGCGGTACGTCCTCGACAACGAGGACGGCTTCATGGACGAGTTCCGGGGGCGACTGGCCGACTTCGGCGGGCGACCGACGCCCCTCCAGCGTGCCGATCGGCTCTCGGAGCGCTACGACACCGACGTCTACCTCAAGCGCGAGGACCTCCTCCACGGCGGCGCACACAAGTTGAACAACGCGCTCGGCCAGGTGTTGCTGGCGAAGTACATGGACAAGGAGCGAATCATCGCCGAGACGGGGGCCGGCCAGCACGGTACCGCGACGGCCATGGCGTGTGCTCACCTCGGGATGCCCTGCGAGGTGTACATGGGTCGGCGCGACATCAACCGCCAGCGTCCCAACGTCTTCCGGATGCGCCTCAACGGGGCCGACGTCACGCCCGTGACGGTCGGCCGCGGAACGCTGAAGGAGGCCATCAGCGAGACGATGCGGGACTGGGCCGAGAACGTCGAGGACACCCACTACGTCATCGGCTCGGTCGTCGGTCCTCACCCCTTCCCGGCGATGGTGCGTGACTTCCAGCGCGTCATCTCGGAGGAGGCACGCGAACAGGTCCGCGAGAAGGCCGGTCGCCTCCCCGACTCGGTCCTGACGTGTGCCGGCGGCGGGTCGAACACGATGGGGCTGTTCGCGGAGTTCGTCGACGACGAGGGGGTCGACCTCTACGCCGTCGAGGCCGGCGGGAGCAGTTTGGAGGTCGACGAGAAGGAGGGGATCGCCCCCAACTCGGCGACGCTCTCGACCGGGACCGACGGCGTCCTCCACGGTTCGCGGACCCGCGTCCTGCAGGATCGGGACGGCCAGATCATGGAGTCACACAGCGTCTCGGCGGGGCTGGACTACGCGGGTGTCGGCCCCGAACTCGCCGACCTCGTGGATCGGGAGCGCGTCACCGCCGTCAACGTCGACGACGACGGCGCGCTCGAAGGCTTCCACCGACTCTCGCAGTTGGAGGGGATCATCCCCGCCTTGGAGTCGGCCCACGCGCTGGGCTACCTGGAAGACAACCACGACGCCCTCGGCGACGTGATCCTGCTCAACATCTCCGGACGCGGCGACAAGGACCTCGAGACGGTTCTGGAGGAGACCCACGACCGCGACATCGAGGGCGCGCCGGACATCGAGACGTTCGCCGCGACGGGGGGGTTCCAGTGA
- the trpA gene encoding tryptophan synthase subunit alpha yields the protein MSSISEAFADGPAFIPYLAAGDPDYESSLAYVEALERGGADVIELGLPFSEPIAEGPTIQSAIVRSLEAGMTPTRFFEFVADLDVDVPLVCMTYYNLIAQFGEDGERGPEAFVRRAAAVGIDGFVVPDLPAEEAGPLREACDEYGCELVFIVAPTTRGDRLERIMSQVSGYVYVQARLGTTGARTSVSDQTEESLARIADWDVPKAVGFGISTGDHAQRVIEAGADGVIVGSALVDIVAQGAERDDPAVTVASKLEGKARELKEGALRGASTADGRPHPERT from the coding sequence GTGAGCTCCATCTCCGAGGCGTTCGCCGACGGCCCGGCCTTTATCCCTTACCTCGCGGCCGGGGACCCCGACTACGAGTCGTCGCTCGCGTACGTCGAAGCCCTCGAACGCGGCGGTGCGGACGTGATCGAACTCGGCCTCCCCTTCTCGGAACCCATCGCGGAGGGGCCGACGATCCAGAGCGCCATCGTGCGCTCTCTCGAAGCGGGGATGACTCCCACGCGGTTCTTCGAGTTCGTCGCGGACCTCGACGTCGACGTCCCGCTCGTCTGCATGACCTACTACAATCTGATCGCGCAGTTCGGCGAGGACGGCGAGCGGGGCCCCGAGGCGTTCGTCCGTCGTGCCGCCGCGGTGGGTATCGACGGGTTCGTCGTCCCCGACCTGCCGGCGGAGGAGGCCGGCCCGCTCCGGGAGGCCTGCGACGAGTACGGCTGTGAACTCGTCTTCATCGTCGCGCCGACGACCCGCGGCGACCGACTGGAGCGTATCATGTCGCAGGTGTCGGGCTACGTCTACGTCCAGGCGCGTCTCGGGACGACCGGGGCGCGAACCTCCGTCTCGGATCAGACCGAGGAGAGCCTCGCGCGCATCGCCGACTGGGACGTGCCCAAGGCGGTCGGGTTCGGCATCTCGACGGGTGACCACGCCCAGCGGGTGATCGAGGCCGGGGCCGACGGCGTCATCGTCGGGTCGGCGCTCGTCGACATCGTCGCACAGGGCGCCGAGCGCGACGATCCGGCCGTGACGGTGGCGAGTAAACTGGAGGGCAAGGCCCGCGAACTCAAGGAGGGGGCCCTCCGCGGGGCGTCGACGGCGGACGGACGACCGCATCCGGAACGTACATAA
- a CDS encoding 2-amino-3,7-dideoxy-D-threo-hept-6-ulosonate synthase, translating into MNTGTRARLRRISTDDRYLIVPMDHGVTMGPVKGLVDIESTIDAVTDGGADAVLTQKGIAPRVHDNKNGSGFIVHLNGSTNIGPDEADKRETGSVEAALRAGADAVSFHINVGSEYEPNQMTDLARVTERATELGLPTLAMAYARGPDIAEDDPEALAHAVRLAEELGADVVKTGYSGDGDSFGPVCAGTRLPVVIAGGSRGTDRQTVEMVRGAMDGGAAGVSMGRSIFQHDDPGAITRAIAAVIHDDAGVDEALRRGGLLEA; encoded by the coding sequence ATGAACACGGGAACACGCGCGCGCCTCCGCCGCATCTCGACGGACGACCGCTACCTCATCGTCCCCATGGACCACGGCGTCACCATGGGCCCGGTGAAGGGGTTGGTCGATATCGAATCGACCATCGACGCCGTCACCGACGGCGGCGCGGACGCCGTCCTCACGCAGAAGGGAATCGCACCCCGCGTCCACGACAACAAGAACGGCTCGGGCTTTATCGTCCACCTCAACGGCTCGACGAACATCGGCCCGGACGAGGCCGACAAGCGCGAGACCGGCAGCGTCGAGGCGGCGCTCCGGGCCGGTGCCGACGCCGTCTCCTTCCACATCAACGTCGGCTCCGAGTACGAACCGAACCAGATGACCGACCTCGCCCGCGTGACCGAGCGCGCGACGGAGTTGGGGCTGCCGACGCTGGCGATGGCGTACGCGCGGGGCCCAGATATCGCCGAGGACGACCCCGAAGCGCTCGCCCACGCCGTCCGCCTCGCCGAGGAACTCGGTGCGGACGTGGTCAAGACGGGATACAGCGGCGACGGCGACAGTTTCGGACCCGTCTGTGCCGGCACCCGCCTGCCGGTCGTCATCGCCGGTGGCAGCCGTGGGACGGATCGCCAGACCGTCGAGATGGTCCGCGGCGCGATGGACGGTGGGGCTGCCGGCGTCTCGATGGGTCGGTCGATCTTCCAACACGACGACCCCGGTGCGATTACCCGCGCAATCGCCGCGGTCATCCACGACGACGCGGGCGTCGACGAGGCGCTCCGGCGGGGCGGCCTGCTCGAAGCGTGA
- a CDS encoding 3-dehydroquinate synthase II, with protein sequence MTRSVWLKADGDVGDWERRKERIVAGLEAGVDWVLVDETDVARVRDLGDVNVAAFRADADLVEDAEPEGTTADAYVVGKNGEGDGTVDLPPDFSGSADLSTLRRDGDAPQGAYVRIFDEEYEGFAEAAADEAEYTIVVAEDWTIIPLENLIARIGSETDLIAGVTTAEEAQTAFETLEIGADGVLLDADSPDEIRATCEVRDAADREHLELQYAEVTAVERTGMADRVCVDTGSLMEGDEGMLVGSMSRGLFFVHAETAESPYVASRPFRVNAGAVHAYARSPGGGTQYLSELASGDEVQVVDTDGDTREVVVGRVKIEKRPMFRVQAEVEAEEGVDRIETLLQNAETIKIHTREGRTAVTDLEAGDEVLVYYEDVARHFGEAVEESIIEK encoded by the coding sequence ATGACACGGAGCGTGTGGCTGAAGGCCGACGGCGACGTCGGCGACTGGGAGCGACGGAAAGAGCGCATCGTCGCCGGACTGGAGGCCGGCGTCGACTGGGTGCTCGTCGACGAGACGGACGTGGCGCGGGTGCGTGACCTCGGCGACGTGAACGTGGCGGCCTTCCGGGCCGACGCCGACCTCGTCGAGGACGCCGAACCCGAGGGGACGACGGCCGACGCGTACGTCGTCGGCAAGAACGGCGAGGGTGACGGCACGGTCGACCTCCCGCCCGACTTCTCCGGGTCGGCCGACCTCTCGACGCTCCGCCGGGACGGCGACGCCCCGCAGGGAGCCTACGTTCGCATCTTCGACGAGGAGTACGAGGGCTTCGCCGAGGCCGCGGCCGACGAAGCCGAGTACACCATCGTCGTCGCCGAGGACTGGACGATCATCCCGCTGGAGAACCTCATCGCCCGCATCGGGTCGGAGACGGACCTGATTGCGGGTGTCACCACCGCCGAGGAGGCCCAAACTGCCTTCGAGACGCTGGAGATCGGTGCCGACGGCGTGTTGCTGGACGCCGACTCCCCCGACGAGATCCGGGCGACCTGCGAGGTTCGCGACGCCGCCGACCGCGAACACCTCGAGTTACAGTACGCCGAGGTGACCGCGGTCGAGCGCACGGGTATGGCCGATCGGGTCTGTGTCGACACCGGATCGCTGATGGAGGGCGACGAGGGGATGCTCGTCGGGTCGATGTCGCGGGGGCTCTTTTTCGTCCACGCGGAGACCGCCGAGTCGCCGTACGTCGCCTCGCGACCCTTCCGGGTGAACGCCGGCGCGGTCCACGCGTACGCTCGGTCGCCCGGCGGCGGCACGCAGTATCTCTCCGAACTCGCGAGCGGGGACGAGGTGCAGGTGGTCGATACCGACGGTGACACCCGGGAGGTCGTCGTCGGCCGGGTCAAGATCGAGAAGCGGCCGATGTTTCGGGTGCAGGCCGAAGTCGAGGCCGAGGAGGGCGTCGACCGCATCGAGACGCTCCTCCAGAACGCCGAGACGATCAAGATCCACACCCGGGAGGGTCGGACCGCGGTCACGGATCTGGAGGCCGGCGACGAGGTACTGGTCTACTACGAGGACGTGGCCCGCCACTTCGGCGAGGCGGTCGAGGAGAGCATCATCGAGAAGTGA
- a CDS encoding MBL fold metallo-hydrolase, with translation MIERFRVPTDTTAPDGHTNAYLVDGAEPVLVDPAGRTDALDAAVADRGVSHVAVTHAHPDHVDGVAAYADETGATLWARRGREERFAAATGRHPERTFAEGDVVVGLTVLDTPGHAPDHVAFEADAGILSGDLAVATGSVAVAAPEGDLRAYLVALRRLYARDPPRLYPGHGQVIDDPRATVCRLLAHRRERERRIVRAVDRGAVDVDAVVEAAYDRDLSGVRDLARGTVSAHLDKLAVEGRIRVDRETGRVEPR, from the coding sequence GTGATCGAGCGGTTCCGGGTTCCGACCGACACGACCGCCCCCGACGGCCACACCAACGCGTACCTCGTCGATGGGGCCGAACCGGTCCTCGTCGACCCGGCCGGCCGGACCGACGCCCTCGACGCCGCCGTCGCGGACCGCGGGGTGTCCCACGTCGCGGTGACACACGCCCACCCGGACCACGTCGACGGCGTCGCGGCCTACGCCGACGAGACGGGGGCGACGCTGTGGGCGCGCCGCGGCCGCGAGGAACGGTTCGCGGCCGCGACCGGTCGTCACCCGGAGAGAACGTTCGCCGAGGGCGACGTCGTCGTCGGACTGACCGTCCTCGACACCCCGGGCCACGCGCCCGACCACGTCGCCTTCGAGGCCGACGCCGGGATCCTCTCGGGCGACCTCGCGGTCGCGACTGGGAGCGTCGCCGTCGCCGCACCCGAGGGCGACCTCCGGGCGTATCTCGTCGCGCTCCGACGGCTGTACGCCCGCGATCCGCCGCGCCTCTACCCCGGCCACGGCCAGGTGATCGACGACCCGCGGGCGACCGTGTGTCGACTGCTGGCCCACCGCCGCGAGCGTGAGCGCCGGATCGTCCGCGCGGTCGATCGGGGGGCTGTCGACGTCGACGCCGTCGTCGAGGCGGCCTACGACCGCGACCTCTCCGGCGTTCGTGACCTCGCTCGCGGGACGGTGAGCGCCCACCTCGACAAACTCGCCGTCGAGGGGCGGATCCGCGTCGATCGGGAGACCGGACGGGTCGAACCGCGGTAG